GCTGCGGGTCGGGCTTGAGCAGGGCCAGGCGCTCGCCATGGCGGTTGCGCGCCAGCTCGTTCATGCCCAGGTCGGGAAAGGTGGACTCGAACTCGACATTGCGTGCAAACAGGGTGCCGGTGGCGCCCATCAGCGGGTTGCGCAGGTCGTTGCACGTGCCGTCGAGATTGCGCGCACGTATCAGCGCGCCGCCGCAGAGCTGCGGGCCGTCGCCACCCACGGCGGCGTAGGCGGGCGCGCTGCTGGGCAGGCGCAGCGCGTCCCAGACCTTCAGCGCGCCGCCCTCGACGCCGTCGCGCCCCAGGGTGTAGTCGCGGAAGGTGCCCATGTTGTCGAACAGATTGAACTTGATCAGCTCCATGCGCTGGTATTCGAGGTCCAGCAGGGCGCCGTCGATGCCGCGGCCGTTGCGCGAGAGGTGCAGGCCCACGCCCGTGGTGCCGGGCGAGAGGCTGCTGGCGTCGCCGGTGGCCCAGTAGTTGGCCCAGTCCACATAGGGCGTGCTGCGGAAGGCGGCCGCCTTGTCGCCGCCGCGGCAGCGCGCCACGTCCTCCGAGACCTTGCCCAGAAAGCGCTCGCCGCGTTCGGCGGGCAGCGGGCGCAGGCCGCCGGCCATCATCTTCACGCAATCGTCCAGCGCGCTGCTCTGGCCGTCGGGCGGGCTGGCGCAGGCGGCGAGCAGCAGGCTCAGCGGGAGTGCAACAAAGAGGTGGTGCAGGCGTGCTCTCAGCATGGTGGGCGCTCCCTGGTCTTGGCGGTGCCGGCGATTGGAGTCCGCGCCGCGCAGCGCAGCCATCCCTAAGGTCGGGACCCTGGCGGCCGCTGCGCGACCGGCGCATACTTGCCCTCATGGCACTTCTACATGCAAGCTCGGCCGAGCCTATTGATATCCGACCGTTGGGCGCACGGCTGATGAGCGAAAAAACGGTCGCGTTGTTCAAGTCCAGCGAGCTCGAGGTGATGCGCCTGGTGCTGGCCGCGGGCAAGGCCTTTCCGCCGCACAAGGTGGCGGGTGAGATCACCATCCAGTGCATCGAAGGGCGGCTGGACGTGACCATCGACGGCGCCAGCCATGTGCTGGAGGCCGGCCAGCTGCTGTTCCTGGCGGGTGGCGTGGTGCATGGGGTGGCGGCGCTGCAGGACAGCTCGGCCCTGGTGACCATCTCCCTGCCGCGCTAGGGGCTGCGATGGTGGTGCGTGTGTTGCGGCTGGGGACGCCCCGGCTGGCGGAAGAAGGCCTGCGCATCGGCACGGTGCGGCGCCCGCCGCGCGGGGTGCCCAAGGAGGAGTTCGCGCGCCAGAACTGGTACGACAGCTGGTTCCCGACGCTGGCGCCCAGCGCCGAGACCATGAAGCTGGGCCAGGCCGCGCAGACCCCGGCCGAATGGGCCGCCTTCATCAAGAAGTACCGCGCCGAGATGGCCGCGCCCGAGGCCGCGCATGCGCTCAGGCTGCTGGCGGCGCTCTCGCACCAGAGCAATTTCTCGGTGGGCTGCTACTGCGAGCACGAGGCGCATTGCCACCGCTCGGTGTTGCGCGCGCTGCTGGCCGAGCAGGGTGCCGCGCTGGGCTAAGCTTGCGCCTTCGCAAAAATCAGTAGCGAGGATCACGGTGCAAGCACTCCACCTGATGCGCAGCCTGTTCGCCTACAAGGCCTGGGCCAACGAAGACCTCTACGACAGCGTGGCCCGGCTGCCCGCCGAGACGCGCGCGGCCGAGTTGCATGCGGCGCTGCGCGTGCTGAACCACATCCATGTGGTGGACAGCATCTTCGCCGCCCATCTGCAGGGGCAGGCGCATGGCTATGCGGGGCTCAACACCCCCGAGACGCCCGGCCTGGCCGAGTTGCGCGCGCGCGTGCAGGCCAGCGACCGCTGGTACCTCGGCTATCTGGACACGCTCAGCGACATGGCGCTGGGCGAGGTGCTCGATTTCACCTTTGTGGATGGCAAGCCCGGCCGCATGTCGCGCGCCGAGATGCTGCTGCACGTGGCCACGCATGGCAACTACCACCGCGGCGCGGTGGGCCGCATCCTGGTGCAGGCCGAGGTGGCGCCGCCGCCCGATGCGCTGACGGTGTTCCTGCACCGCCCCGCGACGCCGGCGTGACGACGCTGCTCGCCCTGTGCGGCAGCCTGCGCGCGGCCTCGCTGCACCGCGAACTGCTCGGCGCCGCGCAAGACCTGGCCCCGGCCGGGGTGAGCCTGCGGATCGCCAGCGATCTGGGCGCGCTGCCGCTCTTCAACCCCGATCTGGAAGCCGAGCTGCCGGCCGCCGTGCGCCGCCTGCATGCCGAGGTGGCCGCGGCCGAGGCGCTGGTGATCGCCAGCCCCGAGTACGCGCATGGCGTCACCGGCACGATCAAAAACGCGCTCGACTGGCTGGTGGGCTTCGAGCCCTTCGTGGGGCGACGCGTGGCGATCTGGAAGGCCTCGCCGCGTGCCCGCCACGCCGATGCCGCGTTGCGCGAAACGCTCAGGACCATGGCGGCCGAGATCGTCGAGCCGGCCTGCCTGAGCCTGCCGCTGCTGGGCGCCCGGCTGGACGCGGCGGGCATCCGCGCGGCGCCCGCCATGGCAGACCCGATCCGCGCGGCCTTGCGTGCGCTGGCGCAGGGGCCCGCGCCGGCCGCCGCGCCGGGCTGGCTGCTGCGCCCGGCCCAGGCCGGCGACGCGACGCGCCTGGCCGCCTTGGCGCTGCAGGTCTGGCTCAGCACCTATGCCTGGGAGGGCGTGTCCGAGGACATCGCCGCCTATGTGCTGGCGCGCTTCACGCCGGCCGCCTTTGCCGAACTGTTGGCCGATGCGCAGCGCCTCCTGCTGGTGGGCGAGGGGCCGGGCGGTCTGCTCGGCTATGCCCAGCTGAGGCGCGGGGCGCCGCAAGGTGGCCTGGAGGTGGAGCTGGAGACGCTCTATGTGCAGGCGCCCGCCCAGGGCACGGGCCTGGCCCAGGCGCTGCTGGCGCAGGCCCGGCTGGCGGCGTACCGGCAGCTGGGGGCGCCCGCCATCTGGTTGAGCGTGAACGCCCGCAACGAGCGCGCCCTGAACTTCTACCGCCGCGCCGGCTGCATCGAATGCGGCGAGACCTGGTTCGAGCTCGGCGGCGGCCGGCATCTCAATCTGCTGCTGCGCAGCCCAAACATGTCCCGCACTGAAGGCGAGGAACGATGACGACAACAAGCGCTGTCCTGGTGATCGATGTCCAGCGAGGCCTGTTCGAGCCCGCGCCCCAACCCTTCGAGGCGCAGCAGACGGTGCAGCGCATCAACGCGCTGACCGCGCGTGCGCGTGCCGCCGGCGTGCCGGTGGGCGTGATCCTGCATGAGCGCGAGGGCAGCGCGCTGGCCCACCAGAGCGAGGGCTGGCAGCCGGTGGCGCAGCTCGACGTCGACCCGGGTGACCGCCTGATACGCAAGACCACGCCGGACTCTTTCCTGCGCACCGAGCTGGGCGCCTGGCTGGCGGGCCTGGGCGTGCAGCGCCTGGTGATCTGCGGTTATGCCAGCGAGTTCTGCGTCGATACCACCACGCGACGCGCCGCGGCCCTGGGTTTCGAGGTGGAGCTGGCGGCCGATGCCCACACCACCCACGACAAGCCCCATGCCACGGCGGCGCAGATCCGCGCCCACCACAACGCCACCCTGCCGGGCATCACCAGCTTCGGGCCGCGCATCCGCGCCCTGCCCAGCGCCGAGATCACGCTCTGAGGGCGCAGGCAGCGATGCGGCCCTTGTTCAGCGTCGACGGGGTGGAGGCGCGCAGCGTCGATGCCGGCGCCGCGCCCCAGGTGCAGGCCCTGTTCGAGGCCAACCCGGACTACTTCCTGCTCACCGGCGGCGAGCCGCCCGGGCCGGGCCTGGGCCTGGAGGAACTGGAGAGCCGCCCGCCCGAGGGCTGGTCCTACACCGCGCATTGGAGCCTGGGCTTTGTGCGGCCGGGGCAGGGCGGGGCTGCGGACGCCTGGCTGGGCCTGGCGCTGATCGACACCGACCTGCTCGCCAGCGGGGTCTGGCATATCGGCCTGTTCCTGCTCGCCACGCCGGTGCATGGCAGCGGCCTGGCGCCGCGCCTGTATGCGGCGCTGGAGCAATGGGCGGCGGCGCAGGGCGCCGGCTGGCTGCGCCTGGGCGTGATGCTGGGCAATGCGCGCGCCGAGCGCTTCTGGGAGCGCCAGGGCTTTGTCGAGCTCAAGCGCCGGCCCGATATCGCGATGGGCCGGCTGCGCCAGACCGTGCGCGTGATGCTCAAGCCGCTGGGGGCGCACAGCGTGGCCGAGCACCTGGAACGCGTGCCGCGCGATCGCGCCGGCGCGGGCAACTGCTAGGCCGGGCCGCGCCGCCGAGGTGGTAGATTGCGGCCATCGCAGAGGGCTGCCCTCTGGCCGCCCTGGGCACTCGCCCACAGGAGTCCTTACCCATGCCGTTTGACCTGCCCGAGCTGCTCGGTCCCTTTCTGCTGCCCCTGCTGATCGCGATCCCGCTGGCCATCGTGGTCATCATCATCAGCACGCGCCGCGGCGACGATGTGGACGAGCCGCGCCGCCGCGAGCCCCCGCCGCCGCGCCCGCCCGCGCGCGCGCCGGTGGCCATGCCCGAGCCCGTACCCGCGCCGCCGCCAGCCGCCGCGCCGGCCGGTCCGGTGCGCGTGCTGCTGGTGGACGACTCGGCGGTGGTGCGCGCCAAGCTCGGCAAGCTGCTGCAGGGCGCCGGCTACGAGGTGCTGGCGGCGCGTGATGGCGTCGAGGCCCTGGAGCTGCTGGGCCAACAGCATGTGCATGTGCTCATCACCGACCTCGAGATGCCCAACAAGGATGGCTTCGAGCTGATCGCCGATGTGCAGGGCAGCCTGGAGACCGAGGACCTGCCCATCATCGCCATCACCGGCCATGAGGAGCTGCAGGGCCGCGTGACCCAGGTGCAGGGTCTGTACGGCATCTTCAAGAAGCCCTGGCACGACCGCGAGCTGCTCAAGCGCGTCGAGACCCTGACGCATTTGCGCAAGCCGCCGGCCTTGCCGGCCTGAAGCAGCCCCGGGGGCCACGGGGGTCCCCCCGATGGCGGCGCGCGGCGCCTGTGCTGCAATCGGCGCATGCGATCAAGACTCCTCAAGATAGCGGCCATCCTGCTGGCCCTGGTGGCGGCGCTCGCCGGTGTGCTGGGCTGGCATCTGGGCGGCAAGCAGCCGCAGCGCAGCGGCACGCTCGAACTCAGCGGCCTGCAGGCGCCGGTGCAGGTGCGCTGGGATGAGGTCGGCGTGCCGCATATCAGCGCCGCCAACGAGCCCGACCTCTACCGCAGCCTGGGCTATCTGCATGCGCAGGACCGACTGTTCCAGATGGAGATGGTGCGGCGCCTGGCGCGCGGCGAGCTGGCCGAGATCCTGGGCCCCAAGCTGGTCGAGACCGACCGGCTGTTCCGCACCCTGGGCATACGCGCCCATGCCGATGCCTATGCGGCGCGCGTGCAGGCCGCCCCGCCGACCCCGGCCATGCGCGCGCTGCAGGCCTATCTGGAGGGCGTCAACCAGTACCAGGCGACGCGCCCGGCACCGCTGGAGTTCGAGATCCTGGGCATCCCCAAGCGGCCCTTCACGATGGCCGACACCGTCAGCGTGGCCGGCTATCTGGCCTACAGCTTTGCCGCGGCATTCCGAACGGAGCCTGCGCTCACTTATGTGCGCGACCAGCTGGGCCCCGACTACCTCAAGGTGTTCGAGCTGGACTGGCGGCCTGAGGGGGCGGTGCGCACGGCCCTGGGGCTGAAGGGCGGCGACTGGCAAGACCTGACCCGCCTGGCACTCAACAGCCAGCGGGCGCTGGAACTGGCGGGCGTGCCGCAGTTCGAGGGCAGCAATGCCTGGGCCCTCAGCGGCAGCCGCACGCGCAGCGGCAAGCCCTTGCTGGCGGGTGACCCCCACATCGCCTTCTCGGTGCCCGCGGTGTGGTGGGAGGCGCATCTGCAGGCGCCCGGCTTCGAGCTCTATGGCCACCACCAGGCGCTCAACCCGATGGCGCTGCTGGGCCACAACCGCCAGTTCGGCTGGAGCCTGACGATGTTCCAGAACGATGATCTGGACCTGATCGTCGAGAAGCCCAACCCGGACAAGCCCGGGGAGGTCTGGTTCCAGGGCCGCTGGGTGGCGCTGCAGGAGCGCGAGGAGATCATCACGGTGAAGGGCGCGGCGCCGGTCACGCTCAAGCTGCGCCGCTCGCCGCATGGCCCGATCGTCAACGACGCCGTGCCCGGAGCCACGGGCAGCCGCCCGGTGGCGATGTGGTGGGCCTTTCTGGAAACCGAGAACCCGGTGCTGGAGGCCTTCTACGCGCTCAACCGCGCCAACAGCCTGGGCCGCGCGCGCGCCGCCGCCAGCCAGATCCATGCGCCGGGGCTGAACGTGGTGTGGGCGAATGCCGACGGCGACATCGGCTGGTGGGCCGCGGCCCGCCTGCCCAAGCGGCCGGCCGGCGTGAACCCCAGCTTCATGCTGGACGGCGCCAGCGCCGAGTCCGACAAGCTCGGCTTCGAGGACTTCAGCGCCAATCCGCAGGAGGAGAACCCGGCGCGCGGCTATGTGGTCTCGGCCAATCACCAGCCGGCCGGCGCTCTGCAGGTGCCCGGCTATTACAACCTCTGGGACCGCGCCCAGCGCCTGGACGAGCAGCTGCGCCCGGAGGGCCAGAGCTGGGACATGGCGCGCGCCCAGGCCCTGCAGCTGGACGTGCAGAGCGGCTTTGCGCAGCGCCTGCTGCAGCCGCTGCTGCCGGCGTTGCGCGCGGCCGCCGCCGGCAACGAGCAGGAGCGTGCGCTGGTGGAGCGCCTGGCGGCCTGGCCCGGCCGCCATGAACTGGGGCTCAACGAGCCGGTGCTGTTCCACCAGTTCCTCTACGAGCTGACGCGCGAGGCCATGGCCGACGAGATGGGCGAGGCCATGTTCGACAACCTGCGCCGCACGCGCGCGCTCGACCATGCCTTGCCGCGCCTGGCCGCCGATGCCGCCTCGCCCTGGTGGGACAAGCGCGGCACGCCGGCGGTCGAGACGCGCGAGCAGATCGTGGCGCTGGCCTGGAAGGCGGCCATCGCGCATCTGCGCCAGACCCTGGGCGCCGACCCCGCCAGCTGGACCTGGGGGCGTGCCCATACCCTCACCCATGGCCATCCGCTCGGCCTGCAGAAGCCGCTGGACCGCATCTTCAACGTCGGCCCGCTGCCGGCCCCCGGCGGCCACGAGCTGCCCAACAATATGGCGCAGCGCCTCGGCCCGGCCCCCTGGGCGGTGGTGTATGGGCCCTCGACGCGGCGCGTCATCGACTTCGCGCGTGCCGGCGAGGCGGTCGGCAGCAACCCGGTGGGGCAGAGCGGCGTGTGGGGCGATCGCCATTACGAGGACCAGGCGCGCTCGCATGTGCAGGGCGGCTACCGGCTGCAAGTGCTCAACGAACCCGATGTGCTGGCCCATACTCGCAGTACCTTGACGCTCAAGCCGGTGGACTAGGGCCTGTTAACACTACGTTTACCCGATGCGTTGCCACCAGAAAATCCGTGAACTAGGCGCAAACCGAAGCCGGGGTGACTCCCCCGGCGAGGCTTTGCAACGACGTGCACGGCTTTTCTGGTGGCAACCCGAAGGGAACGGGGCTGGCAGGGCCCA
This portion of the Paucibacter sediminis genome encodes:
- a CDS encoding response regulator gives rise to the protein MPFDLPELLGPFLLPLLIAIPLAIVVIIISTRRGDDVDEPRRREPPPPRPPARAPVAMPEPVPAPPPAAAPAGPVRVLLVDDSAVVRAKLGKLLQGAGYEVLAARDGVEALELLGQQHVHVLITDLEMPNKDGFELIADVQGSLETEDLPIIAITGHEELQGRVTQVQGLYGIFKKPWHDRELLKRVETLTHLRKPPALPA
- a CDS encoding DUF488 domain-containing protein, yielding MVVRVLRLGTPRLAEEGLRIGTVRRPPRGVPKEEFARQNWYDSWFPTLAPSAETMKLGQAAQTPAEWAAFIKKYRAEMAAPEAAHALRLLAALSHQSNFSVGCYCEHEAHCHRSVLRALLAEQGAALG
- a CDS encoding DinB family protein, which translates into the protein MQALHLMRSLFAYKAWANEDLYDSVARLPAETRAAELHAALRVLNHIHVVDSIFAAHLQGQAHGYAGLNTPETPGLAELRARVQASDRWYLGYLDTLSDMALGEVLDFTFVDGKPGRMSRAEMLLHVATHGNYHRGAVGRILVQAEVAPPPDALTVFLHRPATPA
- a CDS encoding GNAT family N-acetyltransferase, coding for MTTLLALCGSLRAASLHRELLGAAQDLAPAGVSLRIASDLGALPLFNPDLEAELPAAVRRLHAEVAAAEALVIASPEYAHGVTGTIKNALDWLVGFEPFVGRRVAIWKASPRARHADAALRETLRTMAAEIVEPACLSLPLLGARLDAAGIRAAPAMADPIRAALRALAQGPAPAAAPGWLLRPAQAGDATRLAALALQVWLSTYAWEGVSEDIAAYVLARFTPAAFAELLADAQRLLLVGEGPGGLLGYAQLRRGAPQGGLEVELETLYVQAPAQGTGLAQALLAQARLAAYRQLGAPAIWLSVNARNERALNFYRRAGCIECGETWFELGGGRHLNLLLRSPNMSRTEGEER
- a CDS encoding penicillin acylase family protein → MRSRLLKIAAILLALVAALAGVLGWHLGGKQPQRSGTLELSGLQAPVQVRWDEVGVPHISAANEPDLYRSLGYLHAQDRLFQMEMVRRLARGELAEILGPKLVETDRLFRTLGIRAHADAYAARVQAAPPTPAMRALQAYLEGVNQYQATRPAPLEFEILGIPKRPFTMADTVSVAGYLAYSFAAAFRTEPALTYVRDQLGPDYLKVFELDWRPEGAVRTALGLKGGDWQDLTRLALNSQRALELAGVPQFEGSNAWALSGSRTRSGKPLLAGDPHIAFSVPAVWWEAHLQAPGFELYGHHQALNPMALLGHNRQFGWSLTMFQNDDLDLIVEKPNPDKPGEVWFQGRWVALQEREEIITVKGAAPVTLKLRRSPHGPIVNDAVPGATGSRPVAMWWAFLETENPVLEAFYALNRANSLGRARAAASQIHAPGLNVVWANADGDIGWWAAARLPKRPAGVNPSFMLDGASAESDKLGFEDFSANPQEENPARGYVVSANHQPAGALQVPGYYNLWDRAQRLDEQLRPEGQSWDMARAQALQLDVQSGFAQRLLQPLLPALRAAAAGNEQERALVERLAAWPGRHELGLNEPVLFHQFLYELTREAMADEMGEAMFDNLRRTRALDHALPRLAADAASPWWDKRGTPAVETREQIVALAWKAAIAHLRQTLGADPASWTWGRAHTLTHGHPLGLQKPLDRIFNVGPLPAPGGHELPNNMAQRLGPAPWAVVYGPSTRRVIDFARAGEAVGSNPVGQSGVWGDRHYEDQARSHVQGGYRLQVLNEPDVLAHTRSTLTLKPVD
- a CDS encoding cupin domain-containing protein, translated to MSEKTVALFKSSELEVMRLVLAAGKAFPPHKVAGEITIQCIEGRLDVTIDGASHVLEAGQLLFLAGGVVHGVAALQDSSALVTISLPR
- a CDS encoding GNAT family N-acetyltransferase; protein product: MRPLFSVDGVEARSVDAGAAPQVQALFEANPDYFLLTGGEPPGPGLGLEELESRPPEGWSYTAHWSLGFVRPGQGGAADAWLGLALIDTDLLASGVWHIGLFLLATPVHGSGLAPRLYAALEQWAAAQGAGWLRLGVMLGNARAERFWERQGFVELKRRPDIAMGRLRQTVRVMLKPLGAHSVAEHLERVPRDRAGAGNC
- a CDS encoding cysteine hydrolase family protein is translated as MTTTSAVLVIDVQRGLFEPAPQPFEAQQTVQRINALTARARAAGVPVGVILHEREGSALAHQSEGWQPVAQLDVDPGDRLIRKTTPDSFLRTELGAWLAGLGVQRLVICGYASEFCVDTTTRRAAALGFEVELAADAHTTHDKPHATAAQIRAHHNATLPGITSFGPRIRALPSAEITL